One window of Sulfuricaulis sp. genomic DNA carries:
- the guaB gene encoding IMP dehydrogenase, with product MRIVQEALTFDDVLLIPAHSSVLPRDVDLKTSLTRTISLNIPLISAAMDTVTEARAAICLAQEGGLGIIHKNLTPARQAEEVRRVKKFEAGIISNPITVTPDTTIRDVLELTRAQHISGVPVTQGNKLVGIVTSRDLRFETRYDEPVSRIMTPQEKLVTVKEGAGRDEILKLLHQHRIEKILVVDNKFGLKGLITVKDIQKSTEYPRSAKDPKGRLLAGAAVGVGAGTEERIEMLVDAEVDVIVVDTAHGHSQGVLDRVRWIKKKFPDMQVIGGNIATAEAAKSLREAGVDGVKVGIGPGSICTTRMVAGVGVPQLTAIANVVEALKGTQIPVIADGGIRYSGDIAKALAAGAHTIMVGSLLAGTDESPGQVEIYQGRSYKSYRGMGSLGAMGEGSSDRYFQEGAKGDKLVPEGVEGRVPYKGPMINIIHQLMGGLRSSMGYTGSVNIEAMRTKTQFVRITNAGIRESHVHDVTVTKEAPNYQRE from the coding sequence ATGCGAATTGTCCAGGAAGCCCTCACATTTGACGATGTCCTGCTGATTCCTGCCCATTCCAGCGTCCTGCCCAGGGACGTGGACCTGAAAACCTCCCTGACGCGTACGATCAGCCTCAATATCCCGCTGATATCCGCGGCCATGGACACCGTAACCGAGGCACGCGCCGCAATCTGCCTGGCTCAGGAAGGGGGGCTTGGCATCATCCACAAGAACCTCACGCCGGCGCGGCAGGCCGAAGAGGTGCGCCGCGTCAAGAAGTTCGAGGCCGGCATTATCAGCAATCCGATCACGGTCACGCCCGACACCACTATCCGCGATGTCCTGGAACTGACGCGCGCGCAGCATATCTCCGGTGTACCGGTGACCCAGGGCAACAAGCTGGTCGGCATCGTGACCAGCCGTGACCTGCGCTTTGAGACGCGCTACGACGAGCCGGTATCGCGCATCATGACACCGCAGGAAAAGCTCGTGACGGTCAAGGAAGGCGCGGGACGCGACGAAATCCTGAAGCTGCTGCACCAGCACCGCATTGAAAAAATCCTCGTGGTGGATAATAAATTCGGTTTGAAAGGCCTCATCACGGTCAAGGACATCCAGAAATCCACCGAATATCCGCGTTCAGCCAAGGACCCCAAGGGCCGCTTGCTTGCCGGCGCCGCCGTCGGCGTCGGTGCCGGCACCGAGGAGCGCATTGAAATGCTGGTGGACGCTGAAGTAGATGTGATCGTGGTGGATACGGCCCACGGTCATTCGCAGGGCGTGCTCGACCGCGTGCGCTGGATCAAGAAAAAATTCCCGGACATGCAGGTGATCGGTGGCAATATCGCCACGGCCGAGGCGGCCAAATCGCTGCGTGAGGCCGGCGTGGACGGTGTCAAGGTCGGCATCGGCCCGGGCTCGATCTGCACCACGCGCATGGTGGCCGGTGTCGGCGTGCCACAATTGACGGCGATCGCCAATGTCGTGGAGGCGCTGAAAGGTACCCAGATCCCGGTGATCGCCGATGGCGGCATCCGCTATTCCGGCGATATCGCCAAGGCGCTGGCGGCTGGTGCGCACACGATCATGGTCGGCAGCTTGCTGGCCGGCACCGATGAATCGCCCGGCCAGGTAGAGATCTATCAGGGACGCTCGTATAAATCCTATCGTGGCATGGGTTCGCTCGGCGCCATGGGCGAGGGTTCGAGTGACCGCTATTTCCAGGAAGGCGCCAAGGGCGACAAGCTGGTGCCGGAAGGCGTCGAGGGTCGCGTGCCCTACAAGGGGCCGATGATCAACATCATTCACCAGCTCATGGGCGGTCTGCGTTCCAGCATGGGCTATACCGGCAGCGTCAACATCGAAGCGATGCGCACCAAGACCCAGTTCGTGCGCATCACCAATGCCGGCATTCGCGAGTCGCACGTGCACGACGTGACGGTGACCAAGGAAGCGCCAAACTACCAGCGTGAATAA
- the guaA gene encoding glutamine-hydrolyzing GMP synthase — translation MTDPHSQRILILDFGAQYTQLIARRVREAGVYCELFSYDAPVEEIRKFAPRGIILSGGPESVTLTDTPRAPKEIFDMKIPILGICYGQQTMAAQLGGKVEPGDKREFGYARVRMHGHSKLFRDLRDEKETSGAEWLHVWMSHGDRVTRLPPGFKVIAETPAAPFAGIADEARGFYGIQFHPEVTHTTQGRSILQRFVHDICGCGSLWTPGNIIESMAQSVRAQVGKDEVILGLSGGVDSSVVAALLHRAIGKQLTCIFVDNGLLRLNEGDQVMETFARHMGVKVLRIDAEDRFLSALKGVADPEKKRKIIGGVFIGVFEEEAAKIKNAHWLAQGTIYPDVIESAAAKTRKAHVIKSHHNVGGLPEKMNIKLLEPLRELFKDEVRRIGEELGLPHQMVYRHPFPGPGLGVRILGEVKKEYAELLRKADAIYLEELYRHDLYDKISQAFAVFLPVKSVAVLGDARAYDYVIALRAVETVDFMTANWAPIPYEILGTISNRIINEVRGISRVVYDISGKPPATIEWE, via the coding sequence ATGACCGATCCGCATTCGCAAAGAATCCTCATCCTAGATTTCGGCGCGCAATACACCCAGCTGATTGCGCGGCGCGTGCGCGAGGCCGGCGTGTATTGCGAGTTGTTTTCTTATGACGCCCCCGTCGAGGAGATACGCAAATTCGCTCCACGCGGGATCATCCTTTCCGGGGGCCCAGAATCCGTGACGCTCACGGATACCCCGCGCGCCCCCAAAGAAATATTTGATATGAAAATCCCCATTCTCGGGATTTGCTACGGCCAGCAGACCATGGCGGCGCAGCTCGGGGGCAAGGTTGAGCCCGGCGACAAGCGCGAATTCGGTTACGCGCGGGTACGCATGCACGGGCATTCGAAACTTTTCCGTGACCTGCGCGACGAGAAGGAAACATCCGGTGCGGAGTGGTTGCACGTGTGGATGAGCCACGGAGACCGCGTTACCCGGCTGCCCCCGGGTTTCAAGGTCATCGCGGAAACACCCGCCGCGCCATTCGCCGGCATTGCCGACGAGGCGCGCGGGTTCTACGGCATCCAGTTCCATCCCGAGGTGACGCACACCACGCAGGGACGTTCCATACTGCAACGTTTTGTGCACGACATCTGCGGCTGTGGTTCGCTGTGGACGCCGGGCAACATCATCGAGAGCATGGCGCAGTCAGTGCGCGCGCAGGTTGGCAAGGATGAAGTGATACTCGGCCTGTCGGGTGGTGTCGATTCCTCCGTGGTCGCGGCGCTGTTGCACCGTGCCATCGGCAAACAGCTGACCTGCATTTTTGTGGACAACGGCCTGCTGCGCCTGAACGAGGGCGATCAGGTGATGGAAACCTTTGCGCGTCACATGGGCGTAAAGGTACTTCGGATAGACGCGGAAGACCGGTTTCTTTCGGCGCTCAAGGGCGTGGCCGATCCGGAAAAGAAGCGCAAAATCATCGGCGGCGTCTTTATCGGTGTTTTCGAGGAAGAGGCGGCCAAGATCAAGAACGCACACTGGCTGGCGCAGGGAACGATTTACCCGGACGTGATCGAATCGGCAGCGGCCAAGACCCGGAAGGCGCATGTCATCAAGTCGCATCACAACGTCGGTGGACTACCGGAGAAAATGAACATCAAACTGCTCGAGCCGTTGCGCGAGCTGTTCAAGGACGAGGTGCGCCGTATTGGCGAGGAGTTGGGGCTGCCGCACCAGATGGTCTACCGCCATCCTTTCCCCGGGCCGGGCTTGGGCGTGCGTATCCTCGGCGAGGTGAAGAAGGAGTATGCCGAATTGCTGCGCAAGGCGGATGCGATTTACCTGGAAGAACTGTACCGCCATGACCTCTACGACAAGATCAGTCAGGCCTTTGCGGTGTTTCTGCCGGTCAAATCCGTGGCAGTGCTCGGCGACGCGCGCGCCTACGATTACGTTATCGCATTGCGCGCAGTGGAGACGGTGGATTTCATGACGGCCAACTGGGCACCTATCCCCTACGAAATCCTCGGGACTATTTCCAATCGCATCATTAATGAAGTTCGTGGTATCTCGCGCGTGGTCTACGACATCTCCGGCAAGCCGCCGGCCACCATTGAGTGGGAGTGA
- a CDS encoding YqaE/Pmp3 family membrane protein — MPVTATDAFKVLFAILLPPLGVFLEVGFKGHFWLNILLTLLGFFPGIIHALYVIIKH, encoded by the coding sequence ATGCCCGTCACTGCGACTGATGCGTTCAAGGTTCTTTTTGCCATCCTCCTGCCGCCGCTCGGCGTATTCCTGGAGGTCGGCTTTAAAGGCCATTTCTGGCTCAACATCCTGTTGACCCTGCTGGGCTTCTTTCCCGGGATCATTCATGCCCTGTACGTCATTATCAAGCACTAG